The DNA window GCGGCGGACCAGCCGCCCCGCGGCCCGCAGGACGCGATCCTCGTCGCCCTCGGGAAGAACGATGTGCTTGCGTGCCGACCTGGCGCGAGCGATGAGTCCGTACTCGAACATCTGCGGTGTGACGACCGTCGGCGTCCCGACATTCAGTTTCTGCAGCACCTTTTCGGGGTCCACATGCTCTTCCACCAGGTTCAGCACGGCCTCGATCTTGCGTGCCGACCCCTTGGCGAGTCGTCCTCGCGTGTGCGCCGCCGTACGCGCTGTCTCATACGTGCCCTGCTCGCAGGCGATGATCGGCAGCGTGGGTTTGAGTCCGCGGACCAGTGCCTCGATCATCGGATGGGGCCGCAGCCCACCGTTGAGGATGATTCCGGAGAGGCGCGGAAACCCTTGTGCCGTATTGGCATTGACGAGAGCCAGCAGGACGTCGGACCGATCTGCCGGGGTGATGACGACGGTCCCCTCGGTGAGGCGCTCGAGGATGTGCTCGACGGTCATCCCGCCCACCATCACCTTGAGTGCCTCGCGGTCGAGCAGTTCCTCGTCGCCGCTGTACATCTGGGCACCGAGTTCATCGCGCAGTTCGGCCATCGTCGGCGCGAACAGGACCGGCTCCTCGGGCAGGCACAGCGTCGGCATGCCGGTCTTCTCGAGTTCCTTCTCGATGACCACCAGTTGGTCGGGGTCACACCGGTTCGCGACGAGCGCGATCGTCGTCGCATGTGACGCCGCGATCTCAGCCATCAGCAGCTCGGCCAGACCGTGCACTTCCTGCGGTGTTCGTCCGGCGGCCTTGAGCGCCAAGATGATCGGGGCCGAGAGGTTGGCGGCGATGCGGGCGTTGAAGCTCAACTCCGACGGGTTGCCGACGTCGGTGTAGTCGGATCCGATCACCAGCACGCGGTCGCAGCGGGCCTCGACCGCGTGGAAGCGGGCGACGATCTCGCCGATCGCGCCCTCGGGGTCCTCGTGTACCTGGTCGTAGGTCACGCCGATGCAGTCGTCGTAGTCGATGTCCACCGAGTCGTGCTCGATGAGGAGGTCGAGGATGTAGTCACGCTCGCCGGCCGCCGCCCGCGAGATGGGCCGGAAGACACCGACCCGTCCGCCCGTGGCGGTGAGCAGGGCGAGCAGGCCCAGCGCGACCGTCGACTTTCCGGTGTCCCCTTCGGCGGAGGCGATGTAGATGCTGTGCAAGGTCGGGGTGTCGTTGGCGGTGTCGGCGTCGGTGTCGCTGGCCATGGTTCTAGAGCCTAGCGCCGCGCCTCGGGAATAGGCGACCGGTCAACGGATCGGGCTGCACAGTGAACGTGTTCGCCAGCACGATCAACGCGGGGTGGGGGGTCAGATGAGGATGCCCGGGTTGCAGATGCCGTCGGGGTCGACGGCACGCTTGACGGCGTTGATGATCTCGACGCCGACCGCGCCGATCTCGTCGTGGTAGGCGTCACGGTGATCGCGACCGACGGCGTGGTGGTGCGTGATGCTCGCCCCGGCGGCCCGGATTGCCGAGTTCGCGGCCGATTTCGCGGCCGCCCAATCGGCCAGCGGGTCGTCGCCGAAGGGGGCTGCGACGGTGAAGTACAGCGACGCGCCGGAGTGATAAACGTGACTGATGTGGCACATGACCAGCGGCGGGGTCCCCGACGCGGTGAGCGTGTCGGTGAGCGCCGCGGTCACCGTCGTCCGCAGTTCGGCGAGTCCCGACCAGAAGGTCACCGTCTCCAGCGTCTCCACCAGCACCCCGGCGTCGAGCAACGGGTCGCGCAGGTAGGGGCCGCGGAACCGGCCGGTACGCCACGCCTCGCCCGGTTCGGGTCCCAACGGGGTCGCACCACAGTCGGTGAGGACGGCGGCCGCGGCGTCATGACGCCATCGCACGTCGGCGTCGTTTCCCTCGAATCCGGTGATCGCGAGGCAGCCGGAGGCGTCGCCGCCGAGCTTGCCCGGGTCGGCGAGGTTGAGCGCGGTTTCGGTCTCGTCGGACAGGCGCAGCACCGTCGGCAGCGGGCCGTCCTGGGCCAGTCGGCGCAGGGCGTGGGCGCCGGCGTCGAAGGACTCGAAGCGCCAGCCGGTGAACAGGCGCGCCGTCGGCACCGGGTGGACGCGGACGCGAACGGCGGTGATCACCCCGAGCGTCCCCTCCGACCCCAGGACCAGTTGCCGAAGGTCCGGTCCGGCTGCCGATTTCGGTGCGGTACCCAGCGTCAGGGTGCCGCGTGGGGTGGCCAGTGTGAGGCCCTCGACCATCTCGTCGAATCGGCCGTATCCCGCCGACGACTGGCCGGCCGACCGGGTGGCGGCATACCCGCCGATACCCGCGCCGGCATAGGACTGCGGGAAGTGTCCAAGGGTGAAACCGCGTGCGGCCAAAGCAGATTCGGCTTCGGTGGCACGCATGCCGGCTTCCAGCGTGGCCGTTCTGGACACCTCGTCGAGCTCGATGAGGCGATTCATCCGTCGCAGATCGAGGCACAGGACCCCGGCGAATCCGCGGCGATCGGGAGCGAGTCCGCCGACCACCGAGGTGCCGCCGGTGAAGGGCACCAACGCAATTCGGTGTTCGGCGCACAGCGCCAGCACCGCGGCCACCTCGTCGTGCGAGCCGGGGAAGACGACGGCGTCGGGCGCGTCGGTGACGTCACCGGCCCTCAGCCGCAACAGGTCCGGCGTGGAAAACCCGCGGGTGTGCTGCACACGTTCGGCGG is part of the Gordonia bronchialis DSM 43247 genome and encodes:
- a CDS encoding FAD-binding oxidoreductase, encoding MSPTSGTADTAGSRETALPTVAMRRPRWGDPNDPGHLPDAARLLATRDEPDPGVDPTGVEVSPSTIPAAVRAVIENVVGAENLTVAAAERVQHTRGFSTPDLLRLRAGDVTDAPDAVVFPGSHDEVAAVLALCAEHRIALVPFTGGTSVVGGLAPDRRGFAGVLCLDLRRMNRLIELDEVSRTATLEAGMRATEAESALAARGFTLGHFPQSYAGAGIGGYAATRSAGQSSAGYGRFDEMVEGLTLATPRGTLTLGTAPKSAAGPDLRQLVLGSEGTLGVITAVRVRVHPVPTARLFTGWRFESFDAGAHALRRLAQDGPLPTVLRLSDETETALNLADPGKLGGDASGCLAITGFEGNDADVRWRHDAAAAVLTDCGATPLGPEPGEAWRTGRFRGPYLRDPLLDAGVLVETLETVTFWSGLAELRTTVTAALTDTLTASGTPPLVMCHISHVYHSGASLYFTVAAPFGDDPLADWAAAKSAANSAIRAAGASITHHHAVGRDHRDAYHDEIGAVGVEIINAVKRAVDPDGICNPGILI
- the pta gene encoding phosphate acetyltransferase — encoded protein: MASDTDADTANDTPTLHSIYIASAEGDTGKSTVALGLLALLTATGGRVGVFRPISRAAAGERDYILDLLIEHDSVDIDYDDCIGVTYDQVHEDPEGAIGEIVARFHAVEARCDRVLVIGSDYTDVGNPSELSFNARIAANLSAPIILALKAAGRTPQEVHGLAELLMAEIAASHATTIALVANRCDPDQLVVIEKELEKTGMPTLCLPEEPVLFAPTMAELRDELGAQMYSGDEELLDREALKVMVGGMTVEHILERLTEGTVVITPADRSDVLLALVNANTAQGFPRLSGIILNGGLRPHPMIEALVRGLKPTLPIIACEQGTYETARTAAHTRGRLAKGSARKIEAVLNLVEEHVDPEKVLQKLNVGTPTVVTPQMFEYGLIARARSARKHIVLPEGDEDRVLRAAGRLVRRNVAELTLLGDNDAVRARASELDVDLDGVHIIDPASSEYLDEFASLYTELRKHKGMEFDRAQELMRDVSYFGTMMVHTGRADGMVSGAAHTTAHTIRPAFEIIKTRPGVSTVSSVFFMCLADRVLAYGDCAIVPDPTAEQLADIAISSAQTAGQFDIDPRVAMLSYSTGQSGSGADVDKVRVATDLVRQRAPEVLVEGPIQYDAAVDPSVAATKMPDSEVAGRATVLIFPDLNTGNNTYKAVQRSAGAVAIGPVLQGLNKPINDLSRGALVSDIVNTVAITAIQAQQNTGDAR